A stretch of the Duncaniella dubosii genome encodes the following:
- a CDS encoding site-specific integrase, giving the protein MEELKLKIEPVDKGFLNKTELAKLADKEFDVIRLEQVRDVFLFCCYTGLAYVDVHSLTADDIVEDSDRLWIRKARHKTSVMCHIPIIKPARDILEKYVLTAQATGKLLPVLSNQKMNAYLKEIAAIVGIDKDLTTHLARHTFATTVTLANHVSIENVSKMLGHSSIRMTQHYARILDASIENEMLEVEKNYE; this is encoded by the coding sequence TTGGAGGAACTTAAATTGAAAATCGAACCAGTAGACAAAGGTTTTCTCAACAAAACCGAATTAGCAAAACTCGCTGATAAGGAGTTTGATGTGATAAGGCTTGAGCAAGTCAGAGATGTATTTCTGTTCTGCTGTTATACAGGGCTTGCCTATGTTGATGTTCATTCTCTCACAGCTGATGATATTGTGGAGGATAGTGATAGGCTTTGGATTAGAAAGGCAAGACACAAGACCAGTGTAATGTGCCATATACCCATAATAAAACCTGCGAGAGATATACTTGAAAAATATGTTCTTACGGCACAAGCAACAGGAAAATTACTCCCAGTGCTATCAAATCAGAAGATGAACGCATATTTGAAAGAAATTGCAGCCATAGTTGGAATTGACAAAGATTTAACCACCCATCTTGCGAGGCATACATTTGCAACCACTGTAACACTTGCCAATCATGTTTCAATAGAGAATGTATCCAAAATGTTAGGTCATTCAAGTATCAGAATGACACAGCACTATGCAAGAATATTGGATGCCTCCATTGAAAATGAAATGTTGGAGGTTGAAAAGAACTATGAATGA